A single window of Chitinophaga sp. XS-30 DNA harbors:
- a CDS encoding S8 family peptidase: MTSAQSFGQQRAPVPKNWQLLSYDTDSVYGIGVEKAYRELLKGKKSQTVIVAVLDSGIDTTHEDLKPVLWHNPREIPGNNIDDDGNGYVDDVYGWNFLGAKDGSSVKEDSDEATREYFRMKKKYVDPDSALAPDSKELAYWNRLKDRIERPSSQNKSNYKMMLKVQENLLQCEAILSEYLKTTDFSLKQLDTIRSNDQDVMLAKSFALRLLNSTGEEGMTYQALKTDLAEYIKDLKRKADFSGQEPKDKRATIVGDNLNDINDKYYGNADVMGQFATHGTHVSGIIAAARGNELGIDGVADNVRIMTVKVVPEGDERDKDVALGIRYAVDNGAQIINMSFGKGFSPQKEWVDDAIRYAEEKGVLLVHAAGNDGANNDEVENFPKDTYNDGREANNLITVGALGNGRTGSKIAGFSNYGKKEVDVFAPGVQIYSTIPGGNKYNNASGTSMASPVVAGAAALILSYYPDLSARQLKEIIEKTASPLPENLVNKPGAKDETIDFSELSTSGGMVNVYEALKLAAKTRGENARENRRKARLAPAARD, translated from the coding sequence TTGACGTCTGCACAAAGTTTTGGCCAACAAAGAGCCCCTGTTCCGAAGAACTGGCAATTGCTGAGTTATGATACGGACAGTGTTTACGGGATTGGTGTGGAAAAAGCATACCGCGAGCTGTTGAAAGGCAAAAAAAGCCAGACGGTGATCGTTGCGGTACTGGATTCAGGGATCGATACCACGCATGAGGACCTGAAACCCGTGCTTTGGCATAATCCCCGCGAAATCCCGGGCAATAACATTGATGATGACGGAAATGGATATGTGGATGATGTGTACGGCTGGAACTTCCTCGGCGCCAAGGATGGCAGCAGCGTGAAAGAAGATTCCGATGAGGCTACCCGCGAATATTTCCGCATGAAGAAAAAGTATGTGGACCCGGATTCCGCCCTCGCGCCGGACAGCAAGGAGCTTGCGTACTGGAACCGCCTGAAGGACCGCATCGAACGCCCATCATCCCAGAACAAATCCAACTACAAAATGATGCTCAAGGTGCAGGAAAACCTCCTGCAATGCGAAGCCATCCTCTCCGAATACCTGAAAACGACCGATTTCAGCCTGAAGCAGCTGGACACCATCCGCAGCAATGACCAGGACGTGATGCTGGCCAAAAGCTTTGCCCTGCGCCTCCTCAACAGCACCGGCGAAGAAGGCATGACCTACCAGGCCCTGAAAACCGACCTGGCCGAATACATCAAGGACCTGAAACGCAAGGCCGATTTCTCCGGGCAGGAACCGAAGGACAAACGCGCCACCATCGTTGGCGACAACCTGAATGATATCAACGACAAATATTATGGCAATGCCGATGTAATGGGTCAGTTCGCCACACACGGCACGCACGTTTCCGGTATCATCGCCGCCGCACGCGGTAATGAACTGGGTATCGACGGTGTGGCGGATAATGTGCGCATTATGACCGTAAAAGTAGTGCCGGAAGGTGACGAGCGGGATAAAGACGTGGCCCTTGGTATCCGTTATGCGGTAGACAATGGTGCGCAGATCATCAACATGAGCTTCGGCAAAGGCTTCTCTCCGCAAAAAGAGTGGGTAGACGACGCTATCCGTTATGCAGAGGAAAAAGGCGTGCTGCTGGTGCATGCGGCCGGTAACGACGGCGCGAACAATGACGAAGTGGAAAACTTCCCGAAAGATACTTATAACGATGGCAGGGAAGCCAATAACCTGATCACCGTAGGCGCGCTCGGCAATGGCCGCACCGGCAGCAAAATAGCCGGTTTTTCCAACTATGGTAAAAAGGAAGTGGATGTATTCGCGCCGGGTGTGCAGATCTACTCCACCATCCCCGGCGGCAATAAATACAACAATGCCAGCGGCACCAGTATGGCTTCTCCGGTAGTAGCCGGTGCAGCGGCGCTCATACTCTCCTATTACCCGGACCTGAGTGCGCGCCAGCTGAAGGAGATCATTGAAAAAACCGCTTCTCCCCTGCCGGAAAACCTGGTGAACAAACCCGGTGCGAAAGATGAAACGATCGATTTTTCGGAGCTATCTACTTCCGGCGGTATGGTGAATGTGTATGAAGCGCTGAAGCTCGCCGCAAAAACGAGAGGCGAAAACGCCAGGGAAAACCGGAGAAAAGCCCGGTTGGCTCCTGCGGCGAGAGACTAG
- a CDS encoding DUF4870 domain-containing protein, with protein sequence MDKEQFEQFQQQQQMKDDRTWGALVHLGGIIGQVLISMVGNIIGALVIWLIRRNESPFMEKEGKEALNFQITVSIIQVAIAIINGIQWGFWSFGRMFSGPDFFDVPNVGYRVFSLLGLMQLVWLLNVIFSIIAAVSANKGTHYRYPVNLRLIK encoded by the coding sequence ATGGACAAGGAACAATTTGAGCAATTTCAGCAGCAGCAACAAATGAAAGATGACCGCACCTGGGGAGCACTGGTGCACCTTGGCGGCATCATCGGCCAGGTACTGATCTCCATGGTCGGCAATATCATCGGCGCACTGGTCATCTGGCTGATCCGGCGTAACGAATCCCCTTTTATGGAGAAAGAAGGGAAAGAAGCCCTGAATTTCCAGATCACGGTCAGCATCATACAAGTGGCCATTGCCATCATTAACGGCATCCAATGGGGCTTCTGGTCTTTCGGCCGGATGTTCAGCGGGCCGGACTTTTTTGATGTTCCCAATGTGGGCTACAGGGTGTTTTCACTGCTTGGCCTGATGCAGCTCGTATGGCTGCTGAATGTGATCTTTTCCATCATTGCGGCGGTCAGTGCGAATAAAGGTACGCATTACCGGTACCCGGTGAATCTGCGGCTGATAAAATGA